One stretch of Nitratiruptor tergarcus DSM 16512 DNA includes these proteins:
- a CDS encoding 50S ribosomal protein L25/general stress protein Ctc, which translates to MLEGIIRESTGKKATKALRRDGYLIANIYGKDFPNIHAAFKKGDFIRTVRHKETLAFPVKVGDKELQVVVQDYQKDPVTYDLLHVDLMVAQPGVVTYYMVPIKTVGTPIGLKNKGVLVTSKRRIKVKGAIENIPDSITLDVSNLDVGDAILIRDIELPEGVTHMIPDRVAVVGVVKAK; encoded by the coding sequence ATGTTAGAAGGCATTATTAGAGAGAGTACCGGGAAGAAAGCTACAAAAGCTTTGCGACGGGATGGTTATCTAATTGCCAATATATATGGAAAAGATTTTCCAAATATTCATGCGGCATTTAAAAAAGGTGATTTCATCCGTACTGTTCGCCATAAAGAGACTTTGGCTTTTCCAGTAAAAGTTGGTGATAAGGAGTTGCAAGTAGTTGTGCAAGATTATCAAAAAGATCCAGTAACATACGATCTTTTACATGTTGACTTGATGGTTGCACAACCTGGCGTTGTGACATACTATATGGTACCTATCAAAACTGTAGGAACTCCAATAGGACTCAAAAACAAAGGTGTTTTGGTTACTTCAAAGAGACGTATCAAAGTAAAAGGTGCTATAGAAAACATTCCTGATAGCATTACTCTTGATGTAAGTAATCTTGATGTAGGTGATGCAATTTTGATTCGCGATATTGAGCTTCCTGAAGGTGTAACACATATGATACCAGATAGAGTTGCTGTAGTTGGAGTTGTTAAAGCCAAGTAA
- the lysA gene encoding diaminopimelate decarboxylase: MDYKALAQKYGTPLYVYDFDEISRNYNKIKTAFKARKSIIAYAVKANSNLSLLKHLANLGSGADCVSIGEIKRALLAGIPNYKIIFSGVGKRDDEIAEALEKDILFINIESEAELFRVEEIAAKLGKQARISVRVNPNIDPLTHPYISTGLSENKFGVAIDTAKKLYLKAKSSPYLNPVGIHFHIGSQLTELAPIKEASAIVAELTRALQKIDIDIKFFDVGGGLGIRYKDEKTIEPYDYAQAILSTLSGTDMTIICEPGRFIVGNAGVFLTSVLYEKETGSKRFIIVDGGMNDLLRPSLYNAYHEVEVVGKSEDASLADVVGPVCESGDFFAKDRLLPKTEHGDIVVVKSAGAYGFVMSSNYNTRPRPAEVAIEGGEDRLIRERESFEYLIEKEVRFMV; encoded by the coding sequence ATGGATTATAAGGCGCTTGCCCAAAAGTATGGTACACCTCTGTATGTATACGATTTTGATGAGATTTCCCGCAACTATAACAAAATAAAAACTGCTTTCAAAGCAAGAAAATCGATTATTGCGTACGCGGTTAAGGCAAACTCCAATTTAAGTCTTTTAAAGCATTTAGCAAATCTTGGCAGTGGTGCTGATTGTGTAAGCATTGGGGAGATTAAAAGAGCGCTCCTTGCAGGTATTCCCAATTATAAAATTATTTTTAGTGGTGTGGGAAAACGTGATGATGAGATAGCCGAGGCTCTAGAAAAAGATATACTTTTTATAAATATAGAAAGTGAAGCAGAGCTGTTTAGAGTAGAAGAGATTGCTGCAAAACTTGGCAAACAGGCACGCATTAGTGTGAGGGTAAATCCTAATATTGATCCACTCACTCACCCTTATATCTCTACAGGTTTGAGTGAAAATAAATTCGGTGTTGCAATAGATACTGCTAAAAAACTCTATCTTAAAGCTAAAAGTTCACCCTATCTCAATCCTGTAGGTATCCATTTTCATATTGGCAGCCAGTTAACCGAACTTGCACCGATAAAAGAGGCTAGTGCGATTGTAGCAGAACTTACAAGAGCGCTGCAAAAAATAGATATTGATATAAAATTTTTTGATGTTGGTGGAGGTCTTGGGATACGCTACAAAGATGAAAAGACCATTGAGCCTTATGACTATGCGCAAGCAATCCTCTCTACCTTAAGTGGCACAGATATGACGATTATCTGTGAGCCTGGGAGATTTATAGTGGGAAATGCGGGAGTCTTTTTGACAAGTGTGCTCTATGAGAAAGAGACTGGCTCTAAGCGCTTTATTATTGTAGATGGTGGAATGAATGATCTTTTGCGTCCTAGTCTTTATAACGCTTACCATGAGGTAGAAGTTGTAGGAAAGAGTGAGGATGCGAGTTTGGCTGATGTTGTGGGGCCAGTGTGTGAAAGTGGGGATTTTTTTGCTAAGGATCGCCTCCTTCCAAAAACAGAGCATGGAGATATTGTAGTTGTTAAGAGTGCGGGAGCTTATGGATTTGTTATGAGTAGCAACTACAACACGCGCCCACGTCCAGCTGAAGTAGCTATTGAGGGGGGAGAAGATAGGCTCATTCGCGAGCGAGAGAGTTTTGAGTACTTAATAGAGAAAGAAGTAAGGTTTATGGTGTGA
- a CDS encoding LptF/LptG family permease, translating to MAKRYLVFLYSKYFFLILFSLTLFFVGLDFLQVFKKLPNSANLQVLYLTYKAMNGIDILFPISLVFAMISLKISLIRSNELVAFYALGIGKKAIIFPLFITAVALTMVYLILHLTSFTYADEYANNIKKYNSIMNTTKNLFFKYNNSYVYFKRLLPLDRSAEGVRIFEVNGTNIKKIVLAEHADFKQNYWHITKASVIERLRERISIKETSLDTLVGYKPKILDSVYEGKTNISLLDAIYALKLFQSQKIDISKLKAVILFHLFYPFFAPLLMIVIFYFVPVSARIANLNLFSFGAILSTLVVWGVLYSFVKLAFAGSLQPEIAIVAPILILALIAYYFYKKF from the coding sequence ATGGCCAAGAGATATCTTGTTTTTTTATATAGTAAATACTTTTTTTTGATCCTCTTTTCCTTGACACTCTTCTTTGTAGGACTCGACTTTTTACAAGTATTTAAAAAACTTCCAAATTCTGCCAATTTACAAGTGCTCTATCTTACCTATAAGGCTATGAATGGCATCGATATTCTCTTTCCCATTTCATTAGTATTTGCAATGATAAGCCTCAAGATTTCACTGATTCGCTCCAATGAGCTTGTTGCTTTCTATGCTCTTGGCATTGGCAAAAAAGCGATAATTTTCCCTCTATTTATTACAGCAGTTGCATTGACTATGGTTTATCTTATTTTACATCTTACATCCTTTACCTATGCAGATGAATATGCTAATAACATCAAAAAATATAACTCTATTATGAATACAACAAAAAATCTCTTTTTTAAATACAATAACTCCTATGTCTATTTTAAAAGACTTCTACCTTTAGATCGCAGCGCAGAAGGTGTACGAATTTTTGAAGTAAACGGTACAAATATCAAAAAAATTGTGTTAGCAGAACATGCAGATTTCAAACAAAACTATTGGCATATCACAAAGGCATCGGTGATAGAGAGGCTAAGAGAGAGGATTAGCATCAAAGAGACCTCCCTCGATACCCTTGTGGGGTATAAACCAAAAATACTTGATTCTGTGTATGAGGGTAAGACCAATATATCACTACTGGATGCAATCTATGCTTTAAAGCTTTTTCAAAGTCAAAAAATCGATATTAGTAAACTCAAAGCTGTAATACTTTTTCATCTTTTTTATCCTTTCTTTGCTCCATTACTCATGATAGTGATATTCTACTTTGTTCCGGTGAGTGCTCGCATTGCCAATCTTAATCTGTTTAGTTTTGGTGCAATTTTATCGACACTTGTGGTATGGGGAGTATTATATAGTTTTGTTAAACTAGCCTTTGCAGGATCTTTGCAACCAGAAATCGCTATAGTAGCACCAATACTTATACTTGCTCTTATTGCTTACTATTTTTATAAGAAATTCTAA
- the aat gene encoding leucyl/phenylalanyl-tRNA--protein transferase, producing the protein MSGIFIPRLSLYSYNFPDPRYASREGIVAYGGDLNPNRLLNAYKWGIFPWYNEGDPILWWSPDPRLLLYPTDIKISRSLRKSLKKFTVKIDTEFKAVIESCKELRQEKGTWILPEVVEAFCELHEMGFAHSIEVYQEQTLVGGLYGLSMGAAFFGESMFSKVSDASKVALVHLCKLAEEFKFDFIDCQVPSDHLKRLGAVEIARDQFLDELERAMQKSSKVGKWTREEHVLT; encoded by the coding sequence ATGAGTGGCATCTTTATTCCAAGACTAAGTCTTTATAGTTATAATTTTCCAGATCCTCGTTATGCAAGCCGTGAAGGGATTGTCGCCTATGGCGGCGATCTCAACCCCAATAGATTACTTAACGCATATAAATGGGGAATCTTTCCATGGTATAACGAAGGAGATCCTATTCTTTGGTGGTCACCAGATCCAAGACTCCTTCTCTATCCAACTGATATAAAAATCTCCCGATCTTTGCGCAAAAGTCTAAAAAAATTCACTGTCAAAATCGATACTGAGTTCAAAGCAGTAATTGAGAGTTGCAAAGAACTGCGCCAAGAGAAGGGTACTTGGATTTTACCGGAAGTAGTTGAGGCCTTTTGTGAGTTGCACGAGATGGGTTTTGCTCACTCTATAGAAGTGTACCAAGAACAAACACTTGTAGGTGGGCTCTATGGACTAAGTATGGGTGCTGCTTTTTTTGGTGAGAGCATGTTTAGTAAAGTGAGCGATGCAAGTAAAGTGGCTCTTGTGCATCTTTGCAAATTAGCTGAGGAGTTTAAATTTGATTTCATCGATTGTCAGGTGCCTAGCGATCATCTCAAACGCCTTGGCGCTGTTGAAATCGCTAGAGATCAGTTTTTAGATGAATTAGAAAGAGCAATGCAAAAGAGTAGTAAAGTTGGAAAATGGACAAGGGAGGAGCATGTACTTACCTGA
- the hisC gene encoding histidinol-phosphate transaminase, translating to MRFNENLQRLKTYEAGKPIELVVREYGIDEKDIIKLASNENPYGTSPKVVKKVQENAHKMYLYPDDSMYELKAALAKRFGVSAEEIIIGAGSDQVLEFCARAVLNEHTSVLMSKITFAMYEIYALQQGSKIIRSSCYRHDLDEFYDLYQKHNPSIVHICTPNNPTGDAIDKEYLYSFLEKVKDPLVVVDGAYMEYAAYKDPKKLIPPRELIAMYPNAIYLGTFSKAYGLGGMRVGYGIAQKEIIQQLYKLRPPFNITTLSLLAATEALKDEEFVQRAIEKNFAQMDRFIHFAMQNELEFIDSYTNFITYLLPQNINAKDLANALLRRGIIVRDLSSYGMNALRITIGTPEQNSIFFEKCKEVFDEYKR from the coding sequence ATGAGATTTAATGAGAATTTACAAAGACTCAAAACCTACGAAGCGGGGAAACCAATAGAGCTCGTAGTACGAGAGTATGGAATAGATGAAAAGGATATTATTAAGCTCGCATCAAATGAAAATCCTTATGGGACGAGTCCAAAAGTAGTTAAAAAGGTGCAAGAGAATGCGCATAAAATGTATCTCTATCCTGATGATAGTATGTATGAGCTCAAAGCCGCTTTGGCTAAGCGATTTGGTGTGAGTGCAGAGGAGATTATCATTGGAGCCGGTAGTGATCAGGTATTAGAGTTTTGCGCAAGGGCGGTACTCAATGAGCATACGAGTGTACTTATGAGTAAAATTACTTTTGCAATGTATGAGATATATGCGTTGCAGCAAGGATCAAAGATTATTCGTAGCTCCTGCTACCGCCATGATTTGGATGAGTTTTACGATTTATACCAAAAACATAATCCTTCAATCGTGCATATATGCACTCCCAACAATCCTACAGGAGATGCAATTGATAAAGAGTATCTCTACTCCTTTTTAGAAAAGGTAAAAGATCCTTTAGTAGTTGTAGATGGGGCATATATGGAGTATGCTGCCTATAAAGATCCTAAAAAGCTTATACCCCCACGTGAGCTAATTGCAATGTATCCCAATGCTATCTATCTTGGTACATTTTCCAAAGCCTATGGACTTGGAGGTATGCGTGTAGGATATGGGATTGCGCAAAAAGAGATTATCCAGCAGCTTTATAAACTGCGCCCACCTTTTAATATTACTACGCTCTCCCTCCTAGCAGCGACCGAGGCACTTAAAGATGAGGAATTTGTGCAAAGGGCAATTGAGAAAAACTTTGCGCAAATGGATCGCTTTATCCATTTTGCGATGCAAAATGAACTTGAATTTATTGATAGCTATACAAACTTTATTACATATCTCTTACCTCAAAATATCAATGCTAAAGATTTAGCCAATGCCTTGTTGCGTCGCGGTATTATTGTAAGAGATCTCAGTAGCTATGGTATGAATGCACTGCGCATCACCATAGGGACACCAGAGCAAAACAGTATCTTTTTTGAAAAATGTAAAGAGGTATTTGATGAATATAAAAGATAA
- a CDS encoding transaldolase, giving the protein MYLPEIEFSLWADFIERSFLEQEFPKLLHEGIVNGATSNPAIFKDAILKSPAYKEQLSELTGLSPKEKYEALAIADIQKAADILKPLYEKGDDGFVSIEVDPRLANDAKGTVEEALRLLQRIDRKNVMIKVPVTPAGCAAIEELVGKGVNVNATLIFSPNQADECLDAIETGFKKNQSSHTVLSIFVSRFDRKLDPLMQAKGLPIGKVGIMNAAKIYNMIKKRNLPNTKALFASTGVKGGEYPPHYYISELVAPKAVNTAPIHTIEAFVRDGDKSAKLPLPQDEIDKFFALLKANEIDMKKVYHELLQEGLQAFVDAFEEILKELQC; this is encoded by the coding sequence ATGTACTTACCTGAAATTGAGTTTTCACTGTGGGCAGATTTTATTGAAAGATCTTTTTTGGAGCAAGAGTTTCCAAAACTCCTTCATGAAGGGATTGTTAATGGCGCTACGAGTAATCCTGCAATTTTCAAAGATGCGATTTTAAAATCTCCTGCATATAAAGAGCAACTATCTGAGCTTACTGGGCTTTCACCAAAAGAGAAGTATGAGGCCCTAGCTATAGCAGATATCCAAAAGGCTGCTGATATTTTAAAGCCTCTGTATGAAAAGGGTGATGATGGTTTTGTAAGTATAGAGGTAGATCCTAGACTTGCAAATGATGCGAAAGGAACAGTTGAAGAGGCGTTACGACTACTACAAAGAATTGATCGCAAAAATGTAATGATAAAAGTGCCTGTGACACCAGCTGGATGTGCGGCTATTGAAGAGCTTGTTGGAAAAGGCGTGAATGTCAATGCTACGCTCATTTTTTCACCCAATCAAGCTGATGAGTGCCTCGATGCTATAGAAACAGGTTTTAAAAAGAACCAATCAAGCCATACGGTACTTAGCATCTTTGTGAGCCGCTTTGATCGCAAGCTCGATCCTCTCATGCAAGCTAAAGGATTGCCTATTGGCAAAGTTGGCATTATGAATGCAGCAAAGATTTACAATATGATAAAAAAACGCAACCTCCCCAATACCAAAGCTCTTTTTGCAAGTACAGGCGTTAAAGGAGGAGAGTATCCTCCACACTACTATATCAGTGAGCTTGTAGCTCCAAAAGCTGTAAATACTGCTCCAATCCATACAATTGAAGCTTTTGTACGTGATGGAGATAAAAGTGCTAAACTCCCACTTCCACAAGATGAGATTGATAAATTTTTTGCACTTTTAAAAGCTAATGAGATCGATATGAAGAAAGTCTATCATGAACTGCTCCAAGAGGGGCTGCAGGCTTTTGTCGATGCCTTCGAAGAGATTTTAAAAGAGTTGCAATGTTAG
- the pth gene encoding aminoacyl-tRNA hydrolase, with protein sequence MHLIVGLGNPGSEYALNRHNVGFMVVDELIHRLEPAKINKASFKGELFRHKNIFLLKPLTYMNRSGESVAAVKNFYKIALDDIIVIHDDLDLGLGALRFKKGGSSGGHNGLKSLDSSIGQDYLRIRFGIGRPSSKEEVIKYVLSNFTPKELECIRPSLQKAADAALALTKEDLDSVRSRYSQKPLKCD encoded by the coding sequence ATGCACCTCATCGTAGGTCTGGGTAATCCTGGAAGTGAGTATGCACTCAACAGGCATAATGTAGGTTTTATGGTGGTGGATGAGCTTATCCACCGCCTTGAGCCAGCAAAAATTAATAAAGCCTCTTTCAAAGGCGAGCTTTTCCGCCATAAAAATATTTTTCTTCTCAAACCTCTTACATATATGAATCGCAGCGGTGAAAGCGTAGCTGCAGTGAAAAATTTTTACAAAATTGCATTAGACGATATCATAGTGATTCATGATGATCTTGATTTAGGACTTGGAGCTTTACGTTTTAAAAAGGGGGGCAGTAGCGGTGGCCATAATGGCTTGAAGTCTCTTGATAGCTCTATCGGACAGGATTATCTTCGCATCCGATTTGGAATTGGAAGACCCTCTTCTAAAGAGGAAGTTATAAAATATGTATTGAGCAATTTTACTCCAAAAGAGCTAGAGTGCATACGTCCATCTTTGCAAAAAGCTGCCGATGCGGCATTGGCATTAACAAAAGAGGATTTAGACTCTGTTCGCAGCCGCTATAGTCAAAAACCTCTCAAGTGCGACTAA
- a CDS encoding HAD-IIA family hydrolase: MKLFIDVQGTLIDDKDKLPIKGAVTFIDLLNKKEIPYIIITNNTKRADFLEYLRSLGFAIKKDAYIDPLMVLQEVLQAKKVAAYGVEGFLDVLKAKGYILEYEAPEAVVLSVKDNYTFDEFAQIDEFLLRGAALYGMHQTSIYAKGDKRYPGVGALLEMFHFATGAKYSVVGKPSRLFFQKALQRIGAKDFSEITIISDDVQGDLLGAHQLGMQTVFVLSGKFKNAEEILPKLDFKPDFICKDIGEAAQCLGVDHG; the protein is encoded by the coding sequence GTGAAGCTCTTTATCGATGTGCAAGGAACTCTTATTGATGATAAAGATAAACTTCCTATCAAAGGGGCTGTAACATTTATTGATTTGCTCAATAAAAAAGAGATTCCTTATATCATAATTACCAATAATACAAAAAGAGCCGATTTTTTAGAGTATCTTCGCTCCCTTGGATTTGCGATTAAAAAAGATGCATATATAGATCCTTTAATGGTGCTGCAAGAGGTTTTGCAAGCAAAAAAAGTTGCTGCCTATGGAGTAGAGGGATTTTTGGATGTATTGAAGGCAAAAGGATATATTTTAGAATATGAAGCACCTGAAGCTGTAGTTTTGAGTGTCAAAGATAATTATACATTTGATGAGTTTGCACAAATTGATGAGTTTTTACTTCGTGGAGCAGCACTGTATGGAATGCATCAAACATCGATCTATGCAAAAGGAGATAAGCGCTATCCAGGTGTAGGAGCACTTTTAGAGATGTTTCACTTTGCTACGGGAGCCAAGTATAGTGTAGTTGGAAAACCGAGCAGACTCTTTTTTCAAAAAGCGCTCCAAAGAATTGGTGCAAAAGATTTTTCAGAGATTACAATTATTAGTGATGATGTACAAGGAGATCTCCTAGGAGCCCATCAGCTTGGGATGCAAACTGTTTTTGTATTGAGTGGGAAATTTAAAAATGCTGAGGAGATTTTGCCAAAACTCGATTTCAAGCCGGATTTTATTTGCAAAGATATTGGCGAGGCAGCACAATGTTTAGGAGTGGATCATGGATGA
- a CDS encoding type IV pilus twitching motility protein PilT yields MLGFDPVTHDYRMIARLKQYLQTLIQYGGSDLHIKANAPVYARIEGDIIPMTKESMSAEDVKLLAKELLRTRYEELIKNKDVDLIFSLNEEYRFRANIFFQIDGVSAVFRVIPTQIKSIDELGLPESVQKITELKRGLVLVTGITGSGKSTTMAAILDAINNTRAEHIVTIEDPVEFVHKNKNCIINQRSLGQDTPSYARALRAALREDPDIIVIGEMRDLETIEMALHAAETGHLVLSTLHTLDAKDTINRIVSVFPVEEQNRIRLILSSVLEAILSQRLVKTVDGKRTAALEILFKTERIASMIAEGQDMDIRDAIEEGKIYGMQSFNQALANLYARGIISKEEALLHASSKSNLNLMIDHIDKSQDEFVGRDSDIIDLKIK; encoded by the coding sequence ATGTTAGGTTTTGATCCGGTAACGCATGATTATCGGATGATTGCAAGATTGAAACAATATTTGCAAACACTTATTCAATATGGCGGGAGCGATTTGCATATAAAAGCAAATGCTCCTGTGTATGCACGCATAGAGGGTGATATTATACCTATGACTAAAGAGTCAATGAGTGCAGAAGATGTTAAGCTTTTGGCAAAAGAGCTTTTGCGCACTCGCTATGAGGAGTTGATTAAAAATAAAGATGTAGATCTCATATTCAGTTTGAATGAAGAGTATCGCTTTAGAGCGAATATATTTTTTCAAATAGATGGGGTTTCTGCAGTCTTTCGTGTTATTCCTACACAGATTAAATCGATTGATGAGCTTGGACTTCCAGAATCTGTGCAGAAAATAACGGAACTCAAACGAGGTTTAGTACTTGTTACAGGTATTACAGGAAGCGGGAAATCGACCACTATGGCAGCGATTCTTGATGCCATTAACAATACAAGAGCAGAACACATAGTCACTATTGAAGATCCTGTGGAGTTTGTGCATAAAAATAAAAACTGTATTATTAATCAAAGAAGTCTTGGCCAAGATACACCTTCATATGCACGAGCACTTCGTGCAGCACTCAGAGAAGATCCTGATATTATTGTAATTGGTGAGATGCGAGATCTTGAGACAATAGAGATGGCACTCCACGCTGCAGAGACAGGACATCTTGTGCTCTCTACGCTCCATACACTCGATGCAAAAGATACTATTAATAGAATTGTGAGTGTATTTCCTGTTGAAGAGCAAAACCGTATTCGTCTTATCCTCTCTTCAGTTTTAGAAGCTATTCTTTCGCAAAGACTTGTCAAAACAGTAGATGGGAAAAGAACAGCAGCTTTAGAGATCTTATTTAAAACAGAGCGCATAGCCTCTATGATTGCAGAAGGGCAAGACATGGATATTCGTGACGCTATAGAAGAGGGAAAAATATATGGTATGCAGTCATTTAATCAAGCCCTTGCAAATCTCTATGCAAGAGGAATTATAAGTAAAGAAGAGGCTCTCCTTCACGCTTCATCAAAATCGAATCTCAATCTTATGATAGATCATATTGATAAGTCCCAAGATGAGTTCGTTGGCAGAGATAGTGATATAATAGATCTCAAAATTAAGTAA
- the pheA gene encoding prephenate dehydratase: MDEKLQKLREEIDSIDDAILELLNKRMEVVKKVGELKNRTNAPIYRPEREIAILNRLKEKNRGPLNDKAIEAIFLEIFAVSRNLERPERVAYLGPEGSFTHQAAESRFGAMSEYLPTHSIAAVFKSVEAQRAKYGVVPIENSIDGVVGETLDLLGKSDLKIVAEVYMPIHHSFASLEEDLKKIKKIYSKDIAFGQCRNFLQEHFLEDVEQIPVESTAKAAMLAAKEPGSAAICSNIAAKLYNLPILFENIEDVHTNMTRFIVLSNFKNQRSGFDKTSILAKLQDRPGALVRFLEDFDAAKINLTKIESRPAEDKDFNYWFYIDFDGHVDDKNVQEVFAKHKKEIKWLGSYAKGEPK; this comes from the coding sequence ATGGATGAGAAATTACAAAAACTGCGCGAAGAGATCGATAGCATAGATGATGCGATTTTAGAGCTCTTAAATAAGCGTATGGAAGTAGTCAAGAAGGTAGGAGAGCTAAAAAACAGAACAAACGCTCCCATATATCGGCCAGAGAGGGAGATTGCTATCCTCAATAGACTCAAAGAAAAAAACAGAGGTCCTCTTAACGATAAAGCTATTGAAGCGATCTTTTTAGAGATATTTGCTGTTTCACGCAATCTGGAGCGCCCTGAGCGTGTAGCCTATTTGGGTCCTGAGGGAAGTTTTACCCACCAGGCTGCAGAGTCTCGCTTTGGTGCTATGAGTGAATATTTACCGACCCACTCTATTGCTGCAGTCTTTAAATCTGTCGAAGCGCAGAGGGCTAAATATGGAGTAGTGCCGATAGAAAACTCTATCGATGGCGTTGTAGGAGAGACGCTCGATCTCCTTGGCAAAAGTGATTTAAAAATTGTTGCAGAAGTCTATATGCCCATTCATCACTCTTTTGCTTCACTCGAAGAGGATCTCAAAAAAATTAAAAAGATCTACTCCAAAGATATTGCCTTTGGCCAATGTAGAAACTTTTTGCAAGAGCACTTCTTAGAAGATGTAGAGCAGATTCCTGTGGAATCTACTGCAAAAGCTGCCATGCTTGCAGCAAAAGAACCAGGGAGTGCAGCAATATGCTCCAATATTGCTGCAAAGCTCTATAATTTACCTATTCTTTTTGAAAATATTGAAGATGTGCATACAAATATGACACGCTTTATAGTGCTTAGTAACTTTAAAAATCAGCGAAGCGGTTTTGATAAGACATCTATCCTTGCAAAACTGCAAGATAGACCAGGAGCCTTGGTGAGATTTTTGGAAGATTTTGATGCAGCAAAGATTAATCTTACAAAAATTGAGTCGCGCCCTGCTGAAGATAAAGATTTTAACTACTGGTTTTATATAGATTTTGATGGGCATGTTGATGATAAGAATGTGCAAGAGGTCTTTGCAAAACACAAAAAAGAGATTAAATGGCTGGGCAGCTATGCAAAAGGAGAGCCCAAATGA